The Limosilactobacillus panis DNA segment AAAACCGGCGTTACATGATCAATGGCCGGGAGGTAACACCAGAAGAATTCGCTCAGTATCGGCAAACGGGTAAGTTGCCTGGCGGTGCCGCTCCACAACAAGGCGACCGTCCAGGTCAACAGCCAACCAACGGTAAGGGAAGCATTCTCCAAAAGCTCGGGCGGAACTTAACCGAAGAAGCACGCCAGGGCAAGCTTGATCCGGTAATCGGCCGGAACAAGGAAATCCAAGAGACGGCTGAAATCTTGAGTCGGCGGACAAAGAACAACCCGGTTCTTGTCGGCGATGCTGGTGTTGGTAAGACGGCCGTTGTCGAAGGCTTAGCACAAGCAATTGTTGACGGTAACGTTCCTGCCGCCATTAAGGATAAGGAAATCATCAGTATTGACATTTCCGGTCTGGAAGCAGGAACCCAATACCGGGGCAGCTTCGAAGAGAACATGCAAAAGCTGATTGACGAAGTTAAGAAGGCCGGTAACGTCATCCTCTTCTTCGATGAAATCCACCAAATCATCGGGGCTGGTTCTACTGGTTCCGACAGTGGTTCTAAAGGGATGGCTGACATTATCAAGCCAGCACTGTCACGGGGTGAAATTACCGTGATCGGTGCAACGACCCAGGATGAATACCGGAACACGATTATGAAGGATGCTGCCTTAGCACGGCGGTTTAATCCGGTAACGGTTAACGCCCCAAGCAAGGCTGACACGGTTGCTATCCTGAAAGGTATTCGGGACCTGTACGAACGTCACCACAATGTCAAGTTGCCAGATGACGTCTTGAAGGCAGCGGTGGACTACTCCGTCCAGTACATGCCACAACGTTCCCTTCCTGACAAGGCCATTGACCTGATTGATATGACTGCTGCTCACCTGGCTGCAAAACACCCAGCCCACGATGCAAAGCAGATTGAAAAGGAAATCAAGGCCCAAGAAAAGAAGCAAAAGGACGCCGCTGCTAAGGAAGACTACAAGGCTGCCCAGGCTGCTAAGGACAAGATTAGTGACCTGAAGAAGCAACTGGGTCAAAACTCCGAAGACGAGAAGGTTACGGCAACTCCAGAAGACGTTGCTAATGCCGTTGAACAAATGACTGGTATCCCGGTATCCAAGATTGGGGCCAGCGATGTTGAACGTCTGAAGGACATGGACAAGCGGCTTGAAGGCAAGGTTATCGGCCAAGACGAAGCCGTGGAAGCAGTTGCTCGGGCCATCCGGCGGAACCGGGCCGGCTTCGATGAAGGGGACCAACCAATTGGCAGCTTCCTCTTCGTTGGACCAACTGGTGTCGGAAAGACTGAATTGGCTAAGCAATTGGCCCTCGACATGTTCGGTTCCAAGAACGACATCATCCGTTTGGACATGTCTGAATACTCTGACAGGACAGCCGTTTCTAAGCTGATTGGGACAACTGCCGGTTACGTGGGCTACGATGACAACTCCAACACCTTGACGGAAAAGGTTCGTCGGCACCCGTACTCCATCATCCTGCTTGATGAAATTGAAAAGGCTAACCCACAAGTGATTACCCTCCTTCTTCAAGTATTGGACGATGGTCGGCTGACTGATGGCCAAGGGAACACCATCGACTTCAAGAACACAATCATCATTGCAACTTCTAACGCCGGCTACTCCAACGACGCACCGGTAAAGCTGGGCAATGACGAGGACGAAGAAGACTTGATCAAGAAGTTGACTAACTACTTCCGTCCTGAATTCTTGAACCGGTTCAACGCCATTGTTGAATTCCACAGCCTGACTAAGGACAACCTCCAAAAGATCGTTGACCTGATGCTGGCTGACGTTAACAAGACTTTGGCTAAGAAGGACATGGACGTTAAGGTTACCCCAACTGCTAAGAAGTACCTGATTGACGAAGGTTACGACAAGGCAATGGGTGCTCGTCCACTGCGCCGGGTTATCGAACGGGAAATCCGTGATAAGGTAACGGATTACTACCTTGACCACCTTGACGTCAAGCACCTGGTTGCCGAAATGCAAGATGGTAAGTTAGTCATCGTTGACGCTAAGGACGCTGCAAAAGACGACAGCGACCAATACACGCCAAAGGCTGACGAAGACAAGGACGACAAGAAAGAAGAAAAGTAACGCCTAAGTATTGAGCGTACGAAAAGAGAGATCGGAAAATTCCGGTCTCCCTTTTTT contains these protein-coding regions:
- a CDS encoding ATP-dependent Clp protease ATP-binding subunit; protein product: MAQNPMDPFNSDMNDIFNQLMGGMNGYNSENRRYMINGREVTPEEFAQYRQTGKLPGGAAPQQGDRPGQQPTNGKGSILQKLGRNLTEEARQGKLDPVIGRNKEIQETAEILSRRTKNNPVLVGDAGVGKTAVVEGLAQAIVDGNVPAAIKDKEIISIDISGLEAGTQYRGSFEENMQKLIDEVKKAGNVILFFDEIHQIIGAGSTGSDSGSKGMADIIKPALSRGEITVIGATTQDEYRNTIMKDAALARRFNPVTVNAPSKADTVAILKGIRDLYERHHNVKLPDDVLKAAVDYSVQYMPQRSLPDKAIDLIDMTAAHLAAKHPAHDAKQIEKEIKAQEKKQKDAAAKEDYKAAQAAKDKISDLKKQLGQNSEDEKVTATPEDVANAVEQMTGIPVSKIGASDVERLKDMDKRLEGKVIGQDEAVEAVARAIRRNRAGFDEGDQPIGSFLFVGPTGVGKTELAKQLALDMFGSKNDIIRLDMSEYSDRTAVSKLIGTTAGYVGYDDNSNTLTEKVRRHPYSIILLDEIEKANPQVITLLLQVLDDGRLTDGQGNTIDFKNTIIIATSNAGYSNDAPVKLGNDEDEEDLIKKLTNYFRPEFLNRFNAIVEFHSLTKDNLQKIVDLMLADVNKTLAKKDMDVKVTPTAKKYLIDEGYDKAMGARPLRRVIEREIRDKVTDYYLDHLDVKHLVAEMQDGKLVIVDAKDAAKDDSDQYTPKADEDKDDKKEEK